One genomic segment of Microbacterium sp. ProA8 includes these proteins:
- a CDS encoding Fe-S protein produces the protein METLRHVVVLIHLVGFAVLFGAWVVEAVNGKRRFTRVMDWGLAIAAVAGLILAAPWGIEYDLNYVKLGVKLVILVIIGALLGIGRGRQRKTGTLPPAMFWAVGVLTLTNAAIAVIWR, from the coding sequence ATGGAAACCCTCCGCCACGTCGTCGTGCTCATTCACCTGGTCGGCTTCGCCGTGCTGTTCGGCGCCTGGGTGGTGGAGGCGGTGAACGGCAAGCGGCGCTTCACCCGCGTGATGGACTGGGGTCTCGCCATCGCCGCCGTCGCCGGACTCATCCTCGCCGCGCCGTGGGGCATCGAGTACGACCTCAACTACGTCAAGCTCGGCGTAAAGCTCGTGATCCTGGTCATCATCGGCGCGCTCCTCGGCATCGGCCGCGGCCGCCAGCGCAAGACCGGAACGCTTCCGCCCGCCATGTTCTGGGCGGTCGGCGTGCTGACGCTCACGAACGCCGCCATCGCGGTCATCTGGCGCTGA
- the ribH gene encoding 6,7-dimethyl-8-ribityllumazine synthase → MSGKGAPQATGTVDGTGLDVVVVAGTWHETITDGLIAGAERAVKAAGASHRIVRVPGSFELPVVAKAALDAGADAVVALGVIIRGGTPHFEFVSNAATDGLTRVALDTGKPVGFGVLTLDDEDQGIARAGLPGSIEDKGHEAADAAIRTAVVLRELRA, encoded by the coding sequence ATGAGCGGCAAGGGCGCACCCCAGGCCACCGGCACCGTCGACGGCACGGGACTCGACGTCGTCGTGGTCGCGGGGACGTGGCACGAGACCATCACCGACGGCCTCATCGCCGGTGCCGAGCGCGCCGTGAAGGCCGCCGGCGCGTCACACCGCATCGTGCGGGTGCCCGGATCCTTCGAGCTGCCCGTCGTCGCGAAGGCGGCACTGGATGCCGGCGCCGATGCGGTGGTCGCGCTGGGCGTCATCATCCGCGGCGGGACACCTCATTTCGAGTTCGTCTCGAACGCAGCCACCGACGGCCTCACGCGCGTGGCGCTGGACACCGGCAAGCCGGTCGGCTTCGGCGTGCTGACGCTTGACGACGAGGATCAGGGCATCGCACGCGCGGGCCTTCCCGGGTCGATCGAAGACAAGGGTCATGAAGCAGCGGATGCCGCGATCCGCACCGCCGTCGTGCTGCGGGAGCTTCGCGCCTGA
- the ribA gene encoding GTP cyclohydrolase II: MSLSTIPEAIEALRAGRPVIVADDENRENEGDVILSAQLASPEWVAWTVRWTSGFLCAPMPADWADRLDLPPMVEVNEDARGTAYTVSVDAADKVSTGISATDRAHTLNVLADPESKPSSVIRPGHILPLRAVDGGVRERAGHTEAAVELMKLAGLAPVGVIGEVVADDGSMMRLPALQELGAEYDIPVITIELLTAYLDEHDPCDPATRNAHKRRVSLRAEANVPTSHGAFRFLAYKDRVTGTDHIAVVSGELGDAPLVRVHSECLTGEAFGSLKCECGPQLEAALDAIEQDGGVVIYMRGHEGRGIGLINKLRAYSLQERGLDTVDANLALGLPADARDYAAAAGILSDLGVERVRLLTNNTDKVKQLRELGLDIVEQVPLLVGVGPNNHQYLATKRDRMGHIIAEADLADAIAHMHEGA; the protein is encoded by the coding sequence ATGAGCCTTTCCACCATCCCCGAGGCCATCGAGGCGCTGCGCGCCGGACGGCCGGTCATCGTCGCCGACGATGAGAACCGCGAGAACGAGGGCGACGTCATCCTGTCGGCCCAGCTCGCCAGTCCGGAGTGGGTCGCGTGGACGGTGCGATGGACGAGCGGGTTCCTGTGCGCCCCCATGCCCGCGGACTGGGCGGACCGGCTGGATCTGCCGCCGATGGTCGAGGTCAACGAAGACGCGCGGGGCACGGCCTACACGGTCAGCGTCGACGCGGCGGACAAGGTCTCGACCGGCATCAGCGCCACCGACCGTGCGCACACGCTCAACGTGCTGGCCGACCCCGAGTCGAAGCCCTCGAGCGTGATCCGTCCCGGCCACATCCTGCCGCTGCGCGCCGTCGACGGCGGCGTGCGCGAGCGCGCCGGCCACACCGAAGCCGCCGTCGAGCTCATGAAGCTCGCCGGTCTCGCGCCGGTCGGCGTGATCGGAGAGGTCGTCGCCGATGACGGCAGCATGATGCGCCTGCCGGCGCTTCAGGAGCTGGGCGCCGAGTACGACATCCCGGTCATCACGATCGAGCTGCTGACGGCGTACCTCGACGAGCACGACCCCTGCGACCCCGCGACGCGCAACGCCCACAAGCGTCGCGTGAGCCTGCGCGCCGAGGCGAACGTGCCCACCTCGCACGGCGCCTTCCGGTTCCTGGCGTACAAGGACCGCGTCACGGGCACCGACCACATCGCTGTCGTGTCGGGCGAGCTGGGCGACGCGCCGCTGGTCCGCGTGCACTCCGAGTGCCTGACCGGCGAAGCGTTCGGCTCTCTCAAGTGCGAGTGCGGTCCGCAGCTGGAGGCGGCGCTCGACGCGATCGAGCAGGACGGCGGCGTGGTCATCTACATGCGGGGTCACGAGGGCCGCGGCATCGGGCTCATCAACAAGCTGCGCGCCTACTCGCTGCAGGAGCGCGGGCTCGACACCGTCGACGCCAATCTCGCGCTGGGCCTTCCCGCCGACGCGCGGGACTACGCAGCGGCTGCCGGCATCCTCTCGGATCTCGGCGTCGAGCGCGTGCGCCTGCTGACCAACAACACCGACAAGGTGAAGCAGCTGCGCGAACTGGGCCTCGACATCGTCGAGCAGGTACCCCTGCTGGTCGGCGTCGGCCCGAACAACCACCAGTACCTGGCGACGAAGCGTGACCGCATGGGTCACATCATCGCGGAGGCGGACCTCGCCGACGCGATCGCCCACATGCACGAGGGAGCATAA
- a CDS encoding riboflavin synthase: MFTGIIEEIGEVTAVEPSGDGVRLTVRGPKSVSDAGHGDSISVSGVCLTVVGQGDDWFTADVMKQTLDMSTLDGVAPGRVVNLERAMAAHGRLGGHIVQGHIDGTGEVLDVRPGAEWQVLRISLPAELAPLVVDKGSIAVDGVSLTVSNASPAPSTSSGAPAQAWFEVSLIPETLAATTLGARAPGDRVNLETDILARHVQRLLAFPAPAAPAPGSADSAFPADASAPTEGGSE; encoded by the coding sequence ATGTTCACCGGAATCATCGAAGAGATCGGCGAGGTCACCGCCGTGGAGCCGTCGGGCGACGGCGTGCGCCTGACGGTGCGCGGACCGAAGTCGGTGTCGGATGCCGGACACGGCGACTCGATCTCGGTCAGCGGCGTGTGCCTCACCGTGGTCGGGCAGGGCGACGACTGGTTCACCGCAGACGTCATGAAGCAGACGCTCGACATGTCGACGCTCGACGGCGTCGCCCCCGGTCGCGTCGTGAACCTGGAGCGGGCGATGGCCGCCCACGGCCGCCTCGGCGGGCACATCGTGCAGGGCCACATCGACGGCACCGGCGAGGTGCTCGACGTGCGTCCCGGGGCCGAGTGGCAGGTGCTGCGCATCTCGCTTCCCGCGGAGCTGGCACCGCTCGTCGTCGACAAGGGATCGATCGCCGTGGACGGCGTCTCGCTCACGGTCAGCAATGCGAGCCCTGCGCCTTCGACAAGCTCAGGAGCCCCGGCGCAGGCATGGTTCGAGGTGTCGCTCATCCCCGAGACCCTCGCCGCCACCACCCTCGGCGCTCGTGCGCCCGGCGACCGCGTCAACCTCGAGACCGACATCCTCGCGCGCCACGTGCAGCGGCTGCTCGCATTCCCGGCTCCGGCCGCACCCGCGCCCGGTTCCGCCGACAGTGCTTTCCCCGCGGACGCGTCCGCACCGACGGAAGGAGGCTCCGAATGA
- the ribD gene encoding bifunctional diaminohydroxyphosphoribosylaminopyrimidine deaminase/5-amino-6-(5-phosphoribosylamino)uracil reductase RibD produces the protein MAGTAEHDAMRRALANALRGPRGVNPQVGAVLLSPDGEIIAEGWHRGAGTPHAEVDALSQLAPGAARGATAIVTLEPCNHTGRTGPCSEALIAAGVTRVVYAIADPGDHSSGGGTRLRAAGVDVEAGVLAEEATALLDSWLTVQRLGRPHVTVKWAQSLDGRAAASDGTSQWITGPTARSDVHRRRAQADAIVAGTGTVLADDPALTARDDAGSLLPHQPVPVVIGTRPVPDGAALRRHPHAFLQYPGDPASGGLAAALEDLRRRGVQRVFVEGGPTVAASFLRERLADELLVYVAPVLLGGERLALHDIGVTTIGEAQRLAVASVTPLGDDLLFVAHPTPDLAGAGAPRAERGRVGTPSSEGDE, from the coding sequence ATGGCCGGCACGGCGGAACACGACGCGATGCGTCGGGCACTCGCGAACGCGTTGCGCGGTCCGCGCGGTGTGAATCCGCAGGTGGGCGCCGTGCTCCTCTCGCCCGACGGCGAGATCATCGCCGAGGGCTGGCACCGGGGCGCCGGCACGCCGCACGCCGAGGTCGACGCGCTGTCGCAGCTCGCCCCGGGCGCGGCGCGCGGCGCGACGGCGATCGTCACCCTCGAGCCCTGCAACCACACCGGCCGCACCGGTCCCTGCTCCGAGGCCCTTATCGCCGCCGGCGTGACGCGGGTCGTCTACGCGATCGCCGATCCGGGCGATCACTCCTCGGGCGGCGGCACACGGCTGCGGGCGGCGGGCGTCGACGTCGAGGCGGGTGTCCTCGCCGAGGAGGCGACGGCGCTCCTCGACTCGTGGCTCACCGTCCAGCGGCTCGGACGCCCGCACGTCACCGTCAAGTGGGCGCAGAGCCTCGACGGCCGGGCCGCGGCATCGGACGGCACGAGCCAGTGGATCACCGGACCGACGGCACGCTCCGATGTGCATCGCCGGCGCGCCCAGGCCGATGCCATCGTCGCGGGAACCGGCACCGTGCTGGCCGACGACCCCGCCCTCACCGCGCGCGACGACGCCGGATCGCTGCTGCCCCACCAGCCGGTGCCCGTCGTGATCGGCACCCGGCCGGTCCCCGACGGCGCGGCGCTGCGGCGACACCCTCACGCGTTCCTCCAGTATCCGGGCGACCCCGCGTCGGGCGGACTGGCCGCCGCACTCGAAGACCTGCGCCGGCGCGGCGTGCAGCGGGTGTTCGTCGAAGGCGGCCCGACCGTCGCGGCCTCGTTCCTGCGCGAACGGCTCGCCGACGAGCTGCTCGTCTACGTCGCACCCGTCCTGCTCGGCGGCGAGCGACTCGCGCTGCACGACATCGGCGTCACGACCATCGGCGAAGCGCAGCGCCTGGCCGTGGCATCCGTCACCCCACTCGGCGACGATCTGCTGTTCGTCGCCCATCCCACGCCCGATCTCGCCGGCGCAGGCGCGCCGCGCGCAGAGCGCGGACGCGTGGGTACCCCGTCGTCGGAAGGAGACGAGTGA